Proteins from one Actinomycetota bacterium genomic window:
- a CDS encoding MarR family transcriptional regulator yields MHRQLSGSRTSQSSGSPSDLGIDVASAIVRLHRRLKAERIDDQIGDTHYSVLVFLVKQGPHSLKELSIRERVTPPSMNQTVNALEAAGYVERHDDPDDRRKVLIAATDTGIAMAKKTRRLRHGWLNSRLKDLSPIDREALERAAHILRQIADS; encoded by the coding sequence ATGCATCGGCAGTTGAGCGGGTCGCGCACCAGTCAGTCGTCTGGCTCGCCCAGCGATTTGGGCATCGATGTCGCAAGCGCGATTGTCCGACTTCACAGGCGACTCAAGGCTGAACGCATCGATGATCAGATCGGTGACACCCACTACTCAGTGCTGGTGTTCTTGGTCAAGCAAGGTCCACACTCGTTGAAAGAACTGAGCATTCGCGAGCGAGTCACTCCCCCTTCGATGAACCAAACCGTCAATGCCCTCGAGGCTGCCGGATATGTCGAACGCCATGACGATCCCGATGATCGGCGCAAGGTGCTCATTGCCGCCACTGACACCGGCATTGCCATGGCAAAGAAGACACGGCGCTTGCGTCACGGCTGGCTGAACTCTCGTCTGAAGGATTTGTCGCCAATAGATCGCGAGGCATTGGAGAGGGCGGCACACATTCTTCGCCAGATCGCCGACTCATGA
- a CDS encoding nuclear transport factor 2 family protein — translation MTPTETAQRYVELFNANRMGDMGRLFAEDGLWVPPNGTPPTRGREAIIAGYEALTEQVASMTFTQVRYYQDGNVAIAEMISMSPNGPTGRVADVFECNENGEILRMTGYSGPAPM, via the coding sequence ATGACGCCAACTGAAACTGCACAGCGGTATGTCGAACTCTTCAATGCCAATCGCATGGGAGATATGGGTCGCCTCTTTGCGGAAGATGGCCTGTGGGTTCCACCCAATGGAACGCCACCGACACGTGGTCGCGAGGCAATCATCGCTGGCTATGAAGCGCTGACTGAGCAAGTCGCTTCCATGACCTTCACCCAGGTCCGCTATTACCAAGACGGCAACGTTGCTATTGCAGAGATGATCTCGATGTCGCCAAATGGTCCAACCGGACGCGTCGCAGACGTATTCGAGTGCAATGAGAACGGCGAGATATTGCGGATGACGGGGTATAGCGGCCCAGCCCCAATGTGA
- a CDS encoding SHOCT domain-containing protein gives MFEDNGHYLLGLIEFFLFFAWFMCLFWVLSDIFRSKDLSGAAKTIWVVAVIIVPWLGILVYLIVRGGGMHERAVEQAQAMQKAQTEYIQQVAGTTGTPTEQITSAKSLLDSGAINQAEFDQLKTKALAS, from the coding sequence GTGTTCGAAGACAACGGCCACTATCTGCTCGGACTTATTGAATTCTTCTTGTTCTTTGCATGGTTCATGTGCTTGTTCTGGGTGTTGAGTGACATCTTCCGCAGCAAGGACCTCAGTGGCGCAGCGAAGACCATCTGGGTCGTCGCCGTCATCATCGTGCCTTGGCTTGGCATTCTCGTGTACCTCATTGTTCGCGGTGGCGGCATGCACGAGCGCGCCGTTGAGCAGGCACAGGCCATGCAGAAAGCACAGACTGAATACATCCAGCAGGTTGCCGGAACTACCGGAACGCCGACTGAACAAATCACCTCAGCGAAGTCTCTGCTCGACAGCGGCGCCATCAACCAGGCTGAGTTCGATCAGCTCAAGACGAAGGCACTCGCTTCCTAA
- a CDS encoding CoA-binding protein, translated as MAAINDPEVIARLLNDVEVWAVVGLSNNQARDAYRIAQLLQRKGKRIVPVHPSAETVLGEKGHATLTEARKAVGPIGVVDVFVNSGLAGQVADEAITIGASAVWFQFGVIDAAAAERVNAAGLGMVMDRCPAVEWAGLLD; from the coding sequence ATGGCGGCAATCAACGATCCAGAAGTCATCGCTCGACTATTGAACGATGTCGAAGTGTGGGCGGTGGTTGGTCTGTCGAACAACCAAGCCCGCGACGCCTACCGCATCGCGCAACTCTTGCAGCGAAAGGGTAAGCGGATCGTCCCCGTGCATCCTTCCGCTGAGACCGTGCTCGGTGAAAAAGGGCACGCGACTCTGACCGAAGCGCGAAAAGCAGTCGGGCCCATTGGAGTGGTCGATGTGTTCGTGAACAGTGGTCTGGCTGGGCAGGTAGCAGACGAAGCCATCACAATTGGCGCGAGTGCGGTGTGGTTCCAGTTTGGAGTCATTGACGCTGCGGCAGCGGAGCGGGTGAATGCTGCTGGGCTCGGCATGGTGATGGACCGCTGCCCGGCGGTCGAATGGGCTGGCTTGCTTGATTGA
- a CDS encoding thioesterase family protein: MSTLVDILAMQSTHQDVFVTGIFDSATPSIFGGQLLAQALMAACKTVPAERVPHSLHAYFVAAGDCSKPVEIRVTRERDGRVISARKMTVVQGNRLLMNALASFQIPEAGIEAQSETFPRTSVPGDSFELYPHPVSRDIQIVDSAPELQLAHPPRSWCRVLPELTEDSGLQACAMTYVSDFYTGLVQFSEFPSDAMVTSIDHAIWFYRPFNLNNWHLMDWHGHSLSSGRGHYSGNFYDETGRMVASASQEMVVRPN, encoded by the coding sequence TTGTCAACTTTGGTTGACATACTCGCAATGCAGAGCACCCACCAGGACGTCTTCGTCACTGGAATCTTCGACTCGGCCACACCGAGTATCTTCGGTGGTCAACTTCTGGCTCAAGCACTCATGGCCGCCTGCAAAACCGTGCCTGCAGAAAGAGTGCCGCATTCACTGCACGCGTATTTCGTGGCAGCCGGTGATTGTTCAAAGCCAGTGGAAATTCGCGTCACACGCGAACGAGACGGTCGCGTAATCTCTGCGCGCAAGATGACAGTTGTACAGGGGAATCGCCTGTTGATGAATGCGCTCGCATCATTTCAAATACCCGAAGCAGGTATCGAGGCCCAATCTGAGACCTTCCCAAGAACTTCCGTGCCGGGTGATTCATTCGAGCTCTACCCGCATCCTGTTTCCCGCGACATTCAGATTGTCGACTCGGCACCGGAGTTGCAGCTTGCCCATCCTCCGAGAAGCTGGTGTCGAGTGCTTCCCGAGTTAACGGAAGACAGCGGCCTTCAAGCCTGTGCGATGACATACGTCTCCGACTTCTACACCGGCCTCGTCCAGTTCTCAGAATTTCCCTCGGATGCGATGGTCACCAGCATCGATCACGCAATCTGGTTCTACCGTCCATTCAATTTGAATAATTGGCACCTCATGGATTGGCACGGCCATTCCTTATCGTCTGGACGCGGCCACTACAGCGGCAACTTCTATGACGAGACAGGTCGAATGGTGGCTTCGGCCAGTCAGGAAATGGTCGTTCGCCCCAATTAG
- a CDS encoding nitroreductase family deazaflavin-dependent oxidoreductase → MSETQDWNSQIIDEFRSNAGKVGGNFEGAPILLLHTTGAKSGLERVNPMMYQDLGGGRIAVFASKAGAASDPDWYRNLVANPGVSAEVGTDTKSFSARTAPTDERESIWTKQKSDYPGFAEYETMTTRLIPVVILEPTA, encoded by the coding sequence ATGAGTGAAACACAAGACTGGAACAGCCAGATCATTGATGAGTTCCGCTCCAATGCAGGCAAGGTCGGTGGCAACTTCGAGGGAGCTCCGATTCTGCTGCTCCACACTACGGGCGCAAAGTCGGGACTGGAGCGCGTCAATCCCATGATGTATCAGGATCTCGGAGGCGGGCGAATTGCTGTCTTCGCGTCCAAGGCCGGTGCGGCCAGTGACCCGGACTGGTACCGCAATCTGGTTGCGAATCCCGGAGTAAGTGCAGAGGTCGGCACAGACACCAAGTCATTTAGCGCACGTACCGCGCCGACCGATGAACGCGAATCGATCTGGACGAAGCAGAAGTCTGACTACCCCGGCTTTGCAGAATACGAAACCATGACGACCCGCCTGATTCCTGTGGTCATCCTCGAACCGACGGCTTGA